A single region of the Ctenopharyngodon idella isolate HZGC_01 chromosome 21, HZGC01, whole genome shotgun sequence genome encodes:
- the LOC127503943 gene encoding olfactory receptor 52E8-like has protein sequence MDNMTNFATYTLMEPQASKSYRYIYFTCFLFIYVMILFVNIFLSVVIVLERALHEPMYIFLCNLCVNDIYGTAAFYPKFLHDLILNSYIIPSYMCAFQAFVVYTYVMCEYSTLAVMAYDRHVAICRPLDYHSKMNTFSCSILLGFCWIIPFLIMFIAVFLSNRLVLCKNHIDKLYCDNWSIVKLSCGSTFVNNLYGFIFISLYFSLVIVIMVSYIKLIIACKASLECRRKFWQTCVPHLLSLINLTVAILFDTIYNRYGSSDFPGTLRNFLALEMIIVPPLFNPIIYGLKLTEVRKRILKLCMNCIKE, from the coding sequence ATGGATAATATGACAAATTTTGCAACTTACACTCTGATGGAACCACAAGCCTCTAAATCATACaggtatatttattttacatgctTTTTATTCATCTATGTTATGATACTGTTTGTGAACATTTTtctcagtgttgttattgtctTGGAGAGAGCCCTTCATGAACCAATGTACATTTTTCTGTGCAATCTCTGTGTAAATGACATTTATGGAACAGCAGCATTTTATCCTAAATTCTTGCATGATTTAATATTGAATTCATACATAATTCCATCTTACATGTGTGCTTTCCAGGCCTTTGTTGTTTATACTTATGTCATGTGTGAATATTCTACATTAGCAGTGATGGCATATGACAGACATGTGGCCATATGTCGACCTTTAGACTATCACTCAAAGATGAACACATTTTCATGCAGCATATTACTTGGCTTCTGTTGGATCATACCATTTCTTATTATGTTCATTGCAGTTTTCTTGTCAAATAGGTTGGTACTATGTAAAAATCATATTGACAAGTTGTATTGTGACAACTGGTCAATTGTAAAACTCTCATGTGGATCAACTTTTGTCAATAACctttatggatttatttttatttcgttATATTTCAGTCTTGTGATTGTAATTATGGTGTCCTATATTAAACTGATCATTGCATGTAAAGCATCATTAGAGTGCAGAAGGAAATTCTGGCAGACATGTGTGcctcatttactttcattgatAAATCTCACTGTTGCAATACTTTTTGATACCATCTATAACAGATATGGATCAAGTGATTTCCCTGGAACCCTGCGTAATTTTTTGGCTTTAGAAATGATTATAGTGCCACCTCTTTTCAATCCCATAATTTATGGCTTAAAACTAACAGAAGTTCGCAAAAGAATCCTAAAGTTATGCATGAATTGTATTAAAGAATGA
- the LOC127503944 gene encoding olfactory receptor 52Z1P-like produces MDNMTNFATYTLMEPQDSKSYRYIYFTCFLFLYVMILFVNIWLSVVIVLERALHEPMYIFLCNLCVNDIYGTAAFYPKFLHDLILNSYIIPSYMCAFQAFIVYTYVMCEYSTLAVMAYDRHVAICRPLDYHSKMNTFSCSILLGFCWIIPFLIMFIAVFLSNRLVLCKNHIDKLYCDNWSIVKLSCGSTFINNLYGFIFISLYFGLVIVIIVSYIKLIIACKASLECRRKFWQTCVPHLLSLINLTVAILFDNIYNRYGSSDFPGTLRNFLALEMIIVPPLFNPIIYGLKLTEVRKRILKLCMNCTKK; encoded by the coding sequence ATGGATAATATGACAAATTTTGCAACTTACACTCTGATGGAACCACAAGACTCTAAATCATACAGGTATATTTATTTCACATGCTTTTTGTTCCTCTATGTTATGATACTGTTTGTGAACATTTGgctcagtgttgttattgtctTGGAGAGAGCCCTTCATGAACCAATGTACATTTTTCTGTGCAATCTCTGTGTAAATGACATTTATGGAACAGCAGCATTTTATCCTAAATTCTTGCATGATTTAATATTGAATTCATACATAATTCCATCTTACATGTGTGCTTTCCAGGCCTTTATTGTTTATACTTATGTCATGTGTGAATATTCTACATTAGCAGTGATGGCATATGACAGACATGTGGCCATATGTCGACCTTTAGACTATCACTCAAAGATGAACACATTTTCATGCAGCATATTACTTGGCTTCTGTTGGATCATACCATTTCTTATTATGTTCATTGCAGTTTTCTTGTCAAATAGGTTGGTACTATGTAAAAATCATATTGACAAGTTGTATTGTGACAACTGGTCAATTGTAAAACTCTCATGTGGATCAACTTTTATCAATAACctttatggatttatttttatttcgttATATTTTGGTCTTGTGATTGTAATTATTGTGTCCTATATTAAACTGATCATTGCATGTAAAGCATCATTAGAGTGCAGAAGGAAATTCTGGCAGACATGTGTGCCTCATTTACTATCATTGATAAATCTCACTGTTGCAATACTTTTTGATAACATCTATAACAGATATGGATCAAGTGATTTCCCTGGAACCCTGCGTAATTTTTTGGCTTTAGAAATGATTATAGTACCACCTCTTTTCAATCCAATAATTTATGGCTTAAAACTAACAGAAGTTCGCAAAAGAATCCTAAAATTATGCATGAATTGTActaaaaaatga